A stretch of DNA from Desulfonatronovibrio hydrogenovorans DSM 9292:
TTATCCGGCCGGAGACCGAACATCGGCTGGCTGGATTATCCGGGAATCCCTTGCTGTTCCATCTGTACATATTTTTATAGCAGGCACTGACTCATGTTCACAGGACTCATACAGACAACCGGAGTAATTTCCGGACTGGAGAAAAAAGGCCGGGAAACCAGATTCCGGATTTCTCCCCGGAAAAATTTTACTGACCTGGCTCATGGTGAAAGTATTGCAGTCAACGGAGTCTGTCTGACTGTTGAGGATTTCAGCTCTGACTGGTTTTACGCTTATGCATCAGCCCAGACCATGTCAGTAACCAATCTGGGCATGCTGAGTCATGGTGATCATGTGAATCTGGAAAGGGCATTAAGTCTTGGAGACCGCCTGGGTGGACACCTGGTTTCAGGACACGTGGACTGTCTGGCCAGAATAACTGCAGTGGAAAAAGCCGGAGAATCAACCATCTACACCCTGGCCTTTCCGGCTGAATATTCCAGACAGGTGGTTGACAAGGGATCAGTGACCCTGGATGGAATAAGCCTGACCATCACCACGTGCGGCCCGGGATTTCTCAAGGTGAATATAATCCCGGCCACCAGGGAAGAAACCATCATTTCCCTCTGGTCCAGGGACA
This window harbors:
- a CDS encoding riboflavin synthase; the encoded protein is MFTGLIQTTGVISGLEKKGRETRFRISPRKNFTDLAHGESIAVNGVCLTVEDFSSDWFYAYASAQTMSVTNLGMLSHGDHVNLERALSLGDRLGGHLVSGHVDCLARITAVEKAGESTIYTLAFPAEYSRQVVDKGSVTLDGISLTITTCGPGFLKVNIIPATREETIISLWSRDRLVNMETDLIGKYVEKMLYSGSAPDRDSRPASAITSDFLRKHGF